Proteins encoded by one window of Caldisalinibacter kiritimatiensis:
- a CDS encoding glycine C-acetyltransferase, whose product MSSVHELNFLKEKIQELKDQGVYRKLPVLEGPNEAEVILNGKKVINLSSNNYLGFANHPRLKKAAIAAVEKYGAGAGAVRTIIGNMDIHEELEEILAKFKREEAAMVFQSGFNCNAGTIQAITGKGDLIVSDELNHASIIDGTRLSRADKAIFKHSDMDHLEKVLKENRDKYENILIITDGVFSMDGDIAKLPEIVELAEKYEAMTYVDDAHGSGVLGESGRGTVDHFNLHGRVDFSIGTLSKAIGVVGGYVAGSNTMQEWLNHRGRPILFSTSLPPAAVGAIIEAIKMLMESTEYTDRLWDNAKYFKQKLGKLGFDTGNSQTPITPVIIGDEAKTMEFSRKLFENGVFVSGIVFPTVPKGTGRVRCMVTAGHTKEQLDRAVDIFEKVGKEMNILK is encoded by the coding sequence ATGAGCAGTGTACATGAACTTAACTTTTTAAAAGAAAAGATTCAAGAATTAAAGGACCAAGGAGTATATAGAAAATTACCAGTATTAGAAGGACCAAATGAAGCAGAAGTAATACTAAATGGCAAAAAGGTAATTAATTTATCATCTAATAACTACTTAGGATTTGCAAATCATCCAAGATTAAAGAAGGCAGCAATAGCAGCTGTTGAAAAATATGGAGCAGGAGCAGGTGCAGTAAGAACAATAATAGGAAATATGGATATCCACGAAGAACTAGAAGAAATATTAGCTAAGTTTAAAAGAGAAGAAGCAGCTATGGTATTTCAGTCAGGATTTAACTGTAATGCAGGTACCATACAAGCTATAACAGGAAAAGGTGATTTAATAGTATCTGATGAGCTTAATCATGCTAGTATCATTGACGGAACAAGATTAAGCAGAGCGGATAAAGCAATATTTAAGCATTCTGATATGGATCATCTAGAAAAGGTATTAAAAGAAAACAGAGACAAATATGAAAATATATTAATTATTACTGATGGTGTTTTCAGTATGGATGGAGATATAGCAAAACTTCCTGAAATAGTTGAGTTAGCAGAAAAATATGAAGCTATGACTTATGTTGACGATGCTCATGGCTCAGGAGTATTAGGAGAAAGTGGTAGAGGTACTGTTGACCACTTCAATCTACACGGAAGAGTTGACTTCAGTATAGGCACATTATCAAAAGCTATTGGAGTTGTTGGTGGATATGTAGCTGGTAGCAATACTATGCAAGAGTGGTTAAACCACAGAGGTAGACCAATATTATTCAGTACTTCACTACCACCTGCAGCTGTTGGTGCAATTATTGAAGCAATTAAGATGCTTATGGAAAGCACAGAATATACAGACAGATTATGGGATAATGCCAAGTACTTCAAACAAAAGCTTGGCAAATTAGGATTTGATACAGGAAATAGTCAGACTCCAATAACACCAGTTATCATTGGTGATGAAGCTAAGACTATGGAATTTAGTAGAAAATTATTTGAAAATGGAGTATTCGTATCAGGTATTGTATTCCCAACTGTACCAAAAGGAACTGGTAGAGTAAGATGTATGGTGACTGCTGGACATACCAAAGAACAACTAGACAGAGCAGTTGACATATTTGAAAAAGTAGGAAAAGAAATGAATATATTAAAATAA
- the queG gene encoding tRNA epoxyqueuosine(34) reductase QueG yields MNLKDYIIDKAKGIGIDIIGFTDAEPFDEVKEFLIQRKEKGFHTEFEEEDLEKRYNPKLHLPSAKSIIVIGLSYNVDFKLKRDNKLVGRLSKSSWGIDYHKVVKEKIQLLVEEIRKIIDFDYKAFVDTGPLIDRYIAEKSGIGWYGKNCSIINDEFGSFIFLGYILTDLDLQKDNSLKSKCEDCRLCIDACPTNAIQEDYKINATRCVSYLTQTKKRIPYELRDKMGVKIYGCDTCQLVCPKNKNVKKGQIKEFIPHKTSGYLDLLELLKISNKEFKKKYGHISGSWRGKNILKRNAIIALGNIGDKKYLDLIEKQLNDPSPMIREYAAWAILKIDIKRGKELLKQRLQLEKDKEVKEELEKLLKYFKVENKLT; encoded by the coding sequence ATGAATTTAAAGGATTATATAATAGATAAAGCAAAAGGGATAGGAATCGATATAATTGGTTTCACAGATGCAGAACCATTTGATGAGGTGAAAGAATTCCTTATACAAAGAAAAGAAAAAGGGTTTCATACTGAATTTGAAGAGGAAGATTTAGAGAAGAGGTATAATCCAAAACTCCATTTGCCCAGCGCTAAATCAATTATAGTTATAGGATTGTCATATAATGTTGATTTTAAATTAAAAAGAGACAATAAATTAGTAGGAAGATTATCTAAATCTTCATGGGGTATAGACTATCATAAAGTAGTAAAAGAGAAAATACAGCTATTAGTAGAAGAAATAAGAAAAATTATTGATTTTGATTATAAAGCTTTTGTTGATACAGGACCACTTATTGATAGATATATAGCTGAAAAATCAGGAATAGGATGGTATGGAAAAAATTGCTCTATTATTAATGATGAATTTGGTTCTTTTATTTTTTTAGGATATATATTAACTGATTTAGATTTACAAAAGGATAATTCACTAAAATCAAAGTGTGAAGATTGTAGACTCTGTATTGATGCGTGTCCTACAAATGCCATACAAGAAGATTATAAAATTAATGCAACACGATGTGTATCTTATTTAACTCAAACAAAAAAGAGAATACCATATGAATTAAGAGATAAAATGGGGGTTAAAATATATGGGTGTGATACTTGTCAGTTAGTATGCCCTAAAAATAAAAATGTAAAGAAAGGACAGATTAAAGAATTTATTCCTCATAAAACTAGTGGGTATCTAGATTTATTAGAGTTGTTAAAAATATCTAATAAAGAATTCAAAAAAAAGTATGGACACATATCAGGAAGCTGGAGAGGAAAAAATATTTTAAAAAGAAATGCTATTATTGCTTTAGGCAATATCGGTGATAAGAAATATTTAGACCTAATTGAAAAACAGCTAAACGACCCAAGTCCTATGATTAGAGAATATGCTGCTTGGGCTATATTAAAGATAGATATAAAAAGAGGAAAGGAATTATTAAAACAAAGATTACAACTTGAGAAGGATAAAGAAGTTAAAGAAGAATTAGAAAAATTACTAAAGTATTTTAAAGTAGAAAATAAATTAACTTAA